The following are encoded in a window of Leptospira selangorensis genomic DNA:
- a CDS encoding helix-turn-helix domain-containing protein produces the protein MRIEVLYKFFLYSPASHLPVWEEGTGLLGLLPKERVLMELADLSAAEREFERIPEEFLIREIPETVLAFFQKQRTIPVLGPFGEKLEDWDKPRFLSELSRSSWMAKETEKPKVSPQKTEEEKAKQSQWFMEVLLQNFPDGLIATDLDGHTVFYNETFEKDILVKKWFRDSILQAEKLLKEMSKDLLGNYLKTHELRLEEGRLSVQTFIPDLDCIVRVSILKQKGKPLGYLYHFSPASAKLNSQDGEGFAFPSVTEAFNQKLPLETMLKEVEGSYIYHTLKRNQENVSHAALDLGVPRTTLQNRIKFLDLTSKFKLNKDQPIPRKKTGKQSPPKKAVSQTNKPAVAETKPKPASKKKQVSSKKKSTSKKRTKQK, from the coding sequence ATGAGAATCGAAGTTTTATATAAATTTTTTCTCTATAGCCCCGCCAGTCATTTACCAGTATGGGAAGAAGGAACAGGCTTACTAGGATTACTCCCTAAAGAAAGAGTTCTAATGGAACTCGCAGACTTGAGCGCTGCCGAAAGGGAATTTGAAAGGATCCCTGAAGAATTTTTGATCCGAGAAATTCCAGAAACCGTTCTAGCATTTTTCCAAAAACAAAGAACCATACCTGTCTTAGGTCCATTCGGAGAAAAATTAGAGGATTGGGACAAACCTAGGTTTCTCTCCGAACTTAGCAGATCTTCTTGGATGGCTAAGGAGACAGAAAAACCGAAAGTCTCTCCACAAAAAACGGAAGAAGAAAAGGCAAAACAAAGCCAATGGTTTATGGAAGTACTTCTCCAAAACTTTCCGGATGGATTAATTGCGACGGACTTGGATGGACATACTGTATTTTATAACGAGACATTCGAAAAAGATATACTCGTCAAAAAATGGTTTAGAGACAGCATTCTTCAGGCGGAAAAACTACTGAAAGAAATGTCCAAGGACTTACTTGGAAATTATCTCAAAACTCATGAATTAAGATTGGAAGAAGGTAGGCTTTCCGTTCAGACATTTATTCCGGACCTGGATTGTATCGTAAGGGTATCTATCTTAAAGCAAAAAGGAAAACCTCTGGGTTATCTATATCATTTCTCCCCGGCTTCCGCAAAACTAAACAGCCAAGATGGGGAGGGATTTGCGTTCCCTTCAGTCACGGAAGCGTTCAATCAAAAACTTCCACTCGAAACAATGTTAAAAGAAGTGGAAGGAAGTTATATTTATCATACACTTAAAAGAAACCAAGAGAATGTTTCCCATGCCGCCTTGGATCTGGGAGTGCCAAGAACCACTCTACAAAATAGAATTAAGTTTTTGGATTTAACCAGTAAGTTTAAATTGAATAAGGACCAGCCGATCCCTAGAAAGAAAACAGGCAAACAAAGTCCTCCTAAAAAGGCAGTTTCGCAGACAAACAAACCTGCGGTCGCGGAAACCAAACCAAAACCTGCTTCAAAAAAAAAGCAGGTAAGTTCTAAGAAAAAATCCACGTCTAAAAAAAGGACAAAGCAAAAATAA
- the rho gene encoding transcription termination factor Rho, with product MANPRRDSKPRNNYQNNNNDAQNDNNEEEPNLPEDDPETAEIRSRKRRRGSYEGPTPAPIDLVALKKTSIAELIEVAKNLGVENTGGLKKQNLIFAILQAQAEREGQVHAAGVMERLPDGYGFLRSPDYNYVPGPDDIYVSPSQIKLFGLRTGDTVEGQIRPPKESERFFAMLRVETVNGYTPDVASKRALFDNLTPLYPNERLRMEHDPSQLDTRIVDLMCPIGKGQRALIVAPPRTGKTILMQNVANAITSNHPEVTLIVLLIDERPEEVTDMARNVRGEVVSSTFDEPATRHVQVAEMVIEKAKRLVEHGRDVVILLDSITRLARAYNQVIPTSGKILSGGVDSNALHKPKRFFGAARNIEEGGSLTIIATALVDTGSKMDEVIFEEFKGTGNMEIHLDRKLSDKRIFPAIDINKSGTRKEELLLPKETLQKVFVLRKVLSPMSITESMELLLEKMRQSKTNESFLGSMNA from the coding sequence ATGGCCAATCCAAGACGAGACTCCAAGCCCCGAAACAACTATCAAAACAACAATAACGACGCACAAAACGATAATAACGAAGAAGAACCGAATTTACCGGAAGATGATCCGGAAACAGCGGAGATCCGTTCCAGAAAAAGACGTCGTGGTTCCTACGAGGGACCTACACCTGCTCCTATTGATTTAGTAGCGCTTAAAAAAACATCCATTGCAGAACTGATCGAAGTCGCTAAGAACCTTGGCGTAGAGAACACAGGCGGACTAAAAAAGCAAAACTTAATATTCGCCATCCTACAAGCCCAGGCGGAGAGAGAAGGTCAGGTCCATGCGGCCGGCGTTATGGAAAGACTTCCGGACGGATATGGTTTCCTTAGATCTCCGGATTATAATTACGTTCCGGGACCGGATGATATTTACGTATCTCCTTCCCAGATCAAATTATTCGGACTCAGAACGGGAGACACTGTCGAAGGTCAGATCCGACCTCCAAAAGAATCCGAAAGATTCTTTGCTATGCTCCGAGTGGAAACCGTAAACGGATACACTCCTGATGTAGCAAGCAAACGTGCCTTATTCGATAACTTAACTCCGTTATATCCGAATGAAAGATTGAGAATGGAGCATGACCCTTCTCAACTAGATACAAGGATCGTAGATTTAATGTGCCCGATCGGAAAAGGACAGAGAGCACTCATCGTAGCCCCTCCAAGAACTGGTAAAACCATTCTGATGCAAAATGTCGCAAACGCGATCACAAGCAACCACCCTGAAGTTACACTCATCGTACTACTCATAGACGAGCGTCCGGAAGAAGTAACAGACATGGCCCGTAACGTAAGGGGAGAGGTAGTATCTTCTACATTCGACGAACCTGCTACTCGCCACGTCCAAGTTGCAGAGATGGTCATCGAAAAAGCAAAACGCCTCGTGGAACACGGAAGAGACGTGGTCATTCTACTCGACTCCATCACCCGTTTGGCTCGTGCTTATAACCAGGTCATCCCAACATCCGGAAAAATACTCTCCGGTGGTGTGGACTCGAATGCACTTCACAAACCGAAAAGATTCTTCGGAGCCGCTCGAAATATCGAAGAGGGCGGATCTTTGACGATTATCGCAACAGCGCTCGTAGACACCGGATCCAAAATGGACGAGGTGATCTTCGAAGAGTTCAAAGGTACCGGTAATATGGAAATCCATTTGGACAGAAAACTCTCCGACAAGAGGATTTTCCCTGCGATCGACATCAATAAGTCCGGAACCAGAAAAGAGGAGCTCCTACTACCTAAGGAAACCCTCCAGAAGGTCTTTGTGCTCCGAAAAGTGCTTTCTCCCATGAGCATCACAGAAAGCATGGAATTATTACTCGAGAAGATGAGACAGTCTAAGACTAACGAGAGCTTCTTGGGCAGTATGAACGCCTAA